One window of the Magnolia sinica isolate HGM2019 chromosome 19, MsV1, whole genome shotgun sequence genome contains the following:
- the LOC131234793 gene encoding abscisic acid 8'-hydroxylase 2 isoform X2, giving the protein MVVFTLLHLISLLLISLSLFQIAKICFHRHKSTVGIPPGSCGFPLMGETLEFLAANNSSRGFYDFVRIRRQRYGNCFKTSIFGKTHVFVSSTEAAKAVLGSDFIDFTKRYIRSIAELVGNQSLLCASQEHHKLIRSGLSNLFTTDSTSLFIKQFDVMVIEALNDWKGKESVLVLNDTMKITFVAICKMLMSLENLGELEMLKRDVGEVCDAMLAFPLKLPWTRFYKGLKARKRVMERLKKIIAIRRQGLEYHEDFLQSLLMDGGSSCDVPLSDVQIQDNILTLIIAGQVTTASAMTWMVKYLDENQGVQETLRELQFLLANTAGGPSLRLEDLNEMPYASKVVKESLRMASVVSWFPRVALKDCWIEGGLKTVQFPSVRNRGKDMSRHEPG; this is encoded by the exons ATGGTTGTTTTTACCCTTCTCCATCTCATTTCATTGCTTCTCATCTCGCTTTCTCTTTTCCAGATCGCGAAGATCTGCTTCCATCGTCATAAATCAACGGTGGGGATTCCTCCTGGGAGCTGTGGATTCCCTTTGATGGGAGAGACGCTTGAATTTCTTGCTGCCAATAACAGCAGCAGGGGATTCTACGACTTCGTCCGGATTCGCCGTCAACG GTATGGGAATTGCTTCAAGACGAGCATTTTCGGGAAGACCCATGTATTTGTTTCTAGTACTGAGGCTGCTAAGGCGGTTTTAGGCAGTGATTTCATAGATTTTACAAAGAGATATATAAGATCAATTGCGGAGCTTGTGGGTAATCAGAGCCTGCTATGTGCTTCTCAAGAACATCATAAGCTCATCCGAAGTGGCCTCTCTAATCTTTTCACGACGGACTCCACGTCCTTGTTTATCAAACAGTTCGACGTAATGGTTATTGAGGCTCTGAATGACTGGAAAGGAAAGGAGTCTGTGCTTGTACTCAACGACACCATGAAG ATAACGTTTGTTGCCATATGCAAGATGCTGATGAGTTTAGAGAATTTGGGTGAACTTGAAATGTTGAAAAGAGACGTTGGTGAGGTTTGTGATGCAATGTTGGCTTTTCCCTTGAAATTACCCTGGACTAGATTCTACAAAGGGCTCAAG GCAAGgaaaagagtgatggaaagattgaagaaaataatagcaattagAAGACAAGGGTTAGAATATCATGAAGATTTTTTGCAATCCCTTTTAATGGACGGTGGATCTTCATGTGATGTCCCACTGTCAGATGTACAGATCCAAGATAACATCTTGACTTTGATCATTGCAG GTCAGGTTACGACAGCAAGTGCAATGACATGGATGGTCAAGTACCTTGATGAGAATCAAGGGGTTCAAGAAACACTGAGA gAATTGCAATTCTTATTAGCCAACACAGCTGGTGGGCCATCTCTCAGACTTGAAGATTTGAATGAAATGCCATACGCCTCTAAG GTTGTGAAGGAGTCGTTGAGGATGGCGTCTGTggtttcatggttcccaagggttGCACTCAAGGACTGCTGGATTGAAG GAGGACTCAAAACCGTACAGTTTCCTAGCGTTCGGAACAGGGGGAAGGACATGTCTAGGCATGAACCTGGCTAA
- the LOC131234793 gene encoding abscisic acid 8'-hydroxylase 2 isoform X1 yields the protein MVVFTLLHLISLLLISLSLFQIAKICFHRHKSTVGIPPGSCGFPLMGETLEFLAANNSSRGFYDFVRIRRQRYGNCFKTSIFGKTHVFVSSTEAAKAVLGSDFIDFTKRYIRSIAELVGNQSLLCASQEHHKLIRSGLSNLFTTDSTSLFIKQFDVMVIEALNDWKGKESVLVLNDTMKITFVAICKMLMSLENLGELEMLKRDVGEVCDAMLAFPLKLPWTRFYKGLKARKRVMERLKKIIAIRRQGLEYHEDFLQSLLMDGGSSCDVPLSDVQIQDNILTLIIAGQVTTASAMTWMVKYLDENQGVQETLRELQFLLANTAGGPSLRLEDLNEMPYASKVVKESLRMASVVSWFPRVALKDCWIEGFHVRKGWIVNVDARSIHFDPTVYDDPMKFCPSRFDEDSKPYSFLAFGTGGRTCLGMNLAKAMMLVFLHRLVTTYRWKVIDPDSSLEKWALFPRLKSGCPVRVTCIRPDETLP from the exons ATGGTTGTTTTTACCCTTCTCCATCTCATTTCATTGCTTCTCATCTCGCTTTCTCTTTTCCAGATCGCGAAGATCTGCTTCCATCGTCATAAATCAACGGTGGGGATTCCTCCTGGGAGCTGTGGATTCCCTTTGATGGGAGAGACGCTTGAATTTCTTGCTGCCAATAACAGCAGCAGGGGATTCTACGACTTCGTCCGGATTCGCCGTCAACG GTATGGGAATTGCTTCAAGACGAGCATTTTCGGGAAGACCCATGTATTTGTTTCTAGTACTGAGGCTGCTAAGGCGGTTTTAGGCAGTGATTTCATAGATTTTACAAAGAGATATATAAGATCAATTGCGGAGCTTGTGGGTAATCAGAGCCTGCTATGTGCTTCTCAAGAACATCATAAGCTCATCCGAAGTGGCCTCTCTAATCTTTTCACGACGGACTCCACGTCCTTGTTTATCAAACAGTTCGACGTAATGGTTATTGAGGCTCTGAATGACTGGAAAGGAAAGGAGTCTGTGCTTGTACTCAACGACACCATGAAG ATAACGTTTGTTGCCATATGCAAGATGCTGATGAGTTTAGAGAATTTGGGTGAACTTGAAATGTTGAAAAGAGACGTTGGTGAGGTTTGTGATGCAATGTTGGCTTTTCCCTTGAAATTACCCTGGACTAGATTCTACAAAGGGCTCAAG GCAAGgaaaagagtgatggaaagattgaagaaaataatagcaattagAAGACAAGGGTTAGAATATCATGAAGATTTTTTGCAATCCCTTTTAATGGACGGTGGATCTTCATGTGATGTCCCACTGTCAGATGTACAGATCCAAGATAACATCTTGACTTTGATCATTGCAG GTCAGGTTACGACAGCAAGTGCAATGACATGGATGGTCAAGTACCTTGATGAGAATCAAGGGGTTCAAGAAACACTGAGA gAATTGCAATTCTTATTAGCCAACACAGCTGGTGGGCCATCTCTCAGACTTGAAGATTTGAATGAAATGCCATACGCCTCTAAG GTTGTGAAGGAGTCGTTGAGGATGGCGTCTGTggtttcatggttcccaagggttGCACTCAAGGACTGCTGGATTGAAG GTTTCCACGTCAGAAAAGGATGGATTGTGAACGTTGACGCCAGGTCAATACACTTCGATCCAACCGTGTATGATGACCCAATGAAGTTTTGTCCTTCCAGGTTCGAT GAGGACTCAAAACCGTACAGTTTCCTAGCGTTCGGAACAGGGGGAAGGACATGTCTAGGCATGAACCTGGCTAAGGCCATGATGCTGGTCTTTCTTCACCGACTCGTTACAACATACAG GTGGAAGGTGATTGACCCAGATTCAAGCCTGGAGAAATGGGCACTCTTTCCAAGGCTCAAAAGCGGATGTCCAGTTCGTGTAACCTGCATTAGGCCAGATGAGACGCTGCCTTAA